A segment of the Candidatus Pelagisphaera phototrophica genome:
AACCGCTCTCGAGTTCGGTCAAGGCGAACTTGTTCTCTTCAACAGTAAGCCAACGCTTCTCGATCGGTTTTCCAGTGGCCTGCATTCCACGAAAAGCGGGAAACGATTCCGCCCCGCTATTCCCGCTCTTTTCTCTTTCAACTCTCCCATTGGAGCCTGCCCAGAATGTAGAGGTTTTGGACGCGTCATAGAAATCGATTATCGTCTCGCCTTACCGGATAAAAAGCTGAGCATCTCCGAGGGGGTTGTTCGCCCGTTTGAAGGACAAGTATACGGAGAAAGCAAAAAGGACCTCGAACGGGCTTGTCGGCGCCTAAAAATATCCACCAAGACTCCCTTCAATCAACTCCCTAAGAAGCATCAGAACATAGTCATCAACGGCGAGCCTGACTTCCGGAAAAAGCGCGACTCCGAAGATTGGGACGGCAATTCTTGGTACGGGGTCAAAGGCTTCTTCGGCTGGCTGGAAAAGAAAACCTACAAGATGCATGTTCGCATCTTCCTCTCGCGTTTCCGAGCCTACATTAAATGTCCTCATTGCGACGGCACTCGCCTCCAACCCGAAGCCCTTTGCTGGCTTTGGAACAGCTACCGGCTTCCGGACCTCTACGAGCTTCCCATCAATCAACTGTACGAAATCGTATCCAATTACAAAGAGCCCACTCAGGCCACCATCAACCATCGTCAGTCAGACATCGCTTTAGAGGCTATTCTCTCGCGACTTCGGTACTTGAATCACGTAGGACTGGGATACCTCACCCTGAACCGCCCTGCCCGAACTCTAAGCGGAGGCGAGGTTGAAAGAGTGACGCTGACTTCCTGTTTGGGAACATCACTCGTAGATACACTTTTCGTTCTCGATGAGCCTTCCGTCGGCTTGCATGCCCGCGACATAGATCGACTCATCCAGATCGTTCGCACACTCACGGACTCGGGAAACACCGTGGTCGTCGTTGAGCATGACGACGCCATGATTCTCGCTGCTGACCACATTCTGGAGATCGGTCCCGAACCCGGAGCAAAGGGGGGTCACGTCGTATTCGAAGGTAACTCGGCAGAGCTGCTCACCTGTTCAGAGAGCATCACAGGCAACTATTTTTCAGGGGAGCGATCCATCGAAACACCGCACAATACTCGTGCCTTTAAATTATCTGGAAAAGGGAACGAGCCTCCGAGAATTCGGATCCGTGGCGCGAGTAAAAACAATATCCAAAATCTGGATGTGGATATTCCTCTAAACCGGTTTGTCTGTTTCAGTGGTGTATCCGGATCGGGAAAGAGCACACTCATGAACAATGTGCTCTATCAAACACTGCTATCCCAAAGAGGGAAGCTGGCTGAAGACCCCGCTTCTTTAAAGAGCCTCAAGTGCGGCATCGAGCCCAGTGAAATAGTCATGGTGGATCAAGCGCCGGTCAGTCGTACTCCTCGATCCAATCCCGCAGTCTTCGTAAACGCCTGGGACCAAATTCGCAAAATATTCGGAGACCTGCCTGAGGCGAAGGCTGAAGGCTACACGGCCTCAAGCTTTTCTTTCAATGCAGGAGACGGTCGGTGTGAACATTGCAGTGGGCTTGGATACGAGAAGGTTGAGATGCAGTTTCTCAGCGACGTATTCGTGCCCTGCCCTCATTGCAATGCCAAGCGCTTCAAGATTGGACTACTCGAAATTCGATTCCTGAACCACTCCATCGCCGACATACTGGATCTTACCATTTCCCAAGCGCTGTGCCTCTTTCAAGAGTACCCAAAATTATACGACAAGCTAGAAGCCCTAGAGCAAGTGGGATTGGGATACCTAAAAATGGGCCAGCCTCTAAACACCTTATCGGGTGGAGAGTCCCAGCGTCTTAAACTCGTTAAATACCTATCGGCTAAGAATACGGATAAAACGCTACAATCTTCAGAAAGTAGCTTCATATTGCTGGATGAGCCCACTACGGGACTTCACAAACACGATGTAAAGCGTCTCCTCGCAGTCCTTCAAAAAATCGTCGACCACGGTCACAGCCTGATCGTCATTGAACACAATTTGGATATATTAAAGTCCGCTGACTGGATCATCGAGCTCGGCCCAGAAGCAGGCTCCGATGGCGGCAAAATTGTGTTCCAGGGGACACCTTCCGATTGCGCAATTCAACGTAAAACGGAAACCGGAAAGTTTCTTAAGGATGAAGGTAGAGGGATTAAAGATAGATCTGGTCAAGAACTTCGTTTGGCCGCGGAAGACCCCAGCCCTTATAGAAATTCCAGTTCCGCCTTAACCATCACTGGAGCGCGGGAGCACAATCTCAAGAACCTCAATGTTTCGATTCCCCACTATCAGCTCTCTGTCGTTACTGGCGTTTCGGGCTCAGGCAAGTCCACGTTGGCATTCGATATTATCTTTGGTGAAGGACAGCGGCGATTTATGGAATCCATGTCACCCTACGCCCGCCAGTTTGTCGAACAACTGCCTCGGCCTGACTTGGATCAGCTTTCGGGAATCCAGCCAACTGTCGCGATCGAGCAAAGAGTCACCCGCGGGAGCCGTAAATCGACCGTCGCCACGATTACCGAAGTCGCCCAGTACCTCCGACTTCTCTACTCTCGATTGGGTATACCCCATAATCCGGATACGGGTGACGCGCTTGTCTCACAAACCCAGACACAGCTCTTGAAGCGCGTTCGCACGATGCTCCGTGCTTCGAATTCCAGCAAATTCAAACAATTGCTACTTTGCGCTCCGCTCGTACGAAATCGAAAGGGCCATCATCAACCCATAGCCAACTGGATTGCAGACCATGGCTACGATATGATGCGGGTCGATGGGTCGATTATCTTTACCAAGGATTTCAAAAAACTGGACCGTTATAAGGAGCACAACATCGAAGTGGTCATTACTGATCTCAAATCGATTTCAGGGTCTCCCTCTGAAATCTCAAATGCACTCAAGGAAGCGCTAAAACGGGGTCATGGCACTGCGTTGCTCTTGGATCAGGATGAGAATATCGTCTCCTGGCTTTCCACGCTTCGTATGGATCCGGCAACTGGCGTGGCCTTGCCAGAACTCGACCCGAAGGATTTTTCCTTCAACTCACACAAAGGCTGGTGCCCCACCTGTCGCGGACATGGTCGGATTTTTCCTTGGATGCGTGAGCGTCTCGAAGATGATGAACTTCTCGCAAAGTCTATCGGAGCTGATTCCAGCGAAGATGACGACAGCGACGGAATCACGATTTGCCCCGATTGCGACGGTCAGCGCTTAAACCGCACGAGTCGTAACGTCTTCCTCCCGCTGAAAGGTAATAGGAAAATATCACTTCCCATTCTTCTCGAACAAACACCGAAAGAACTCCTCAAAACTCTTAGCACGCTAAATCTCGACGAGCGGGGGCGTATTATTGCTCGCGACATTGTTGATCAGATCCAAGAGCGTCTCCAATTCATGGATAAAGTGGGTCTTGAGTACCTTTCCATGGATCGAGCGACCCAAACCCTTTCCGGAGGTGAGGCCCAACGTATCCGTCTAGCTGCGCAGCTAGGATCCAATCTGGCCGGGGTTCTTTACGTTCTTGATGAACCCAGCATTGGCCTTCACGCCCGTGACAGCGATCGACTGATTGAAACCCTCAAAGAACTTCGGGGAAAAGGGAACACCCTCATCGTTGTGGAGCACGATGACACCATGATGGAGCAAGCCAATTGCATAATCGATTTAGGCCCCGGAGCGGGAACCCAAGGGGGGGAACTCATCGCTGAAGGCACCCTATCACAACTAAAACGAAACAAGAACTCTCTCACCGGTAAATTCCTGAAAAACGGTATCTGTCATCCACTGAATGGCGCGTACCGCAAGATTCAAAAACCAATTTTGGGGAAAGCTAATTGGATTGAGCTAAAAGAGGCAAATTTCCGCAACCTTAAGAACCAGAACCTTAAACTTCCCCATCAACGACTCACAATGGTTTGCGGCGCATCGGGTGCGGGAAAGTCTTCGCTCGTAAGAGACCTGCTCGGTCAGGCCGCAGCCTACTCCATTAAATCGAAGAAAAAGACTGTCACGGGAAAGATGTTTGCCAAGAATGGGAAGGCGATTGAAGGCGAAGAAGGAAACGTTTTGTTTAGATCCCTATCCGGAGCCCACTCCTTTCGATCGGTCATCGAAGTTGACCAATCTCCGATCGGCAAAACCCCTCGATCTACTCCCGCTACCTATCTCGGTGTATTCGATACGATACGTCTCTTTTTCTCAAATTTGCCCGAGTCGAAAATGCGGGGATACAAACCCGGCCGTTTTTCTTTCAACACCCCCCACGGAAGATGCGACACTTGCTCGGGAGCTGGGCGTGTAAAACTCGAGATGAGCTTTATGCCTGACACTTATGTGATTTGCGATGATTGCAATGGTTCTCGCTATGGATCCGAACTTCTCGATCTCCATTGGAAAGGAAAAAACATCGCCGACGTATTGGCCATGACCTTTGAAGAAGCCGCCGACTTCTTCAGCTTCCACTCTCAACTGGGAGAGATTATGCAGCTCATGGTCGAAACCGGTCTCGGGTACCTAACTCTTGGGCAAAGCAGTCCTACACTATCCGGCGGGGAAGCCCAACGTTTGAAACTGGTTACCGAGCTAGCAAAAGGATTGCAAAACTACACTGAGAGAAGCCGTGGAATTCAAAGGACCAATTTGTACATACTGGAAGAACCCACCATTGGGCTCCATCTCAGTGACTGTGAAAAGCTGATACAACTTCTCCACAAACTCGTTAATGCGGGCCATACCGTTGTCGTTATCGAACATCACCTCGACCTGCTGGCAGAGGCTGACTACATCGTCGAAGTCGGTCCCGAGGGTGGGCCGAAGGGCGGGAAGATTCTATACCAAGGCGATCTGAAAGGGCTCATGACCTCCAAACGCAGCATAACAGCTGAGTACATGATACCTAAAATGCAGGACTGACGTTTGTGCCGGGGCGCGTATAAAAATCATTTTAAGACATCCCCGAGCCAGAATCGAAAAATCGAGACTAGGCGTCTCTTAGGAGCCCATACGCGCTAGATAAACAAATGATAGAAAACCCGTTCCCAGCCCAGCTGAAACCCATTTCCCGACTACAGAGGGACCTTGAGAACAACACGAGCGATATTAAGAATCTACCCTTGGATTTCCTGCAATCTTAGTATCCTTCTGAGGAACTCCCTACCTCGTAAATTCCACAGTATACGGCCTTTTATCAAAGGTTGATCCATCTCCCAAAACACGCGGGTCCCTATTCTCTCTTAATATTTTCAGAAGCCTCGTCCTTAACTCGTCACGCTTTGCCCCATATCTCGTTTCTGAGGCCAGATTGACGACTTGATCTGGGTCTTTCCTTAAATCGTACAGTTCTTCGCCGGGTCTTCTTCCAAATGCCAAATCGTAGTATCTCTCACCGTATTCAGTCTCTCCATTCAAGACAAGCCACGCTTTGGTTGGCCCCGCATCAATATCGGCAAAGGTCACGAAGGTGTTGTTGATAAGCATATCCTCAGAAAACTCAATTCCGTTTTTAGGCAGCAGAGGATCCCCTCCTGGATACCGGTCTGGCTTGAAGTTGCGAATGTAGAGAAAGTCGTCTGTTCGAATCGCGCGATGCGGATAAGGGAGATTCCCTTCTCGAGACATCCAGACGTGCCGTTCACGACCAGTAACCACGAAGTCGCGACTGGCATCAACGCGGCCCCCTTGCTCCGATTTCAATATGCCGACCAAGCTTTTTCCAGTCATCACATCAGGGATGTCTGTTTTTCCGGCTTCGAGAAAGGTTGGAGCTAAATCCATCAAATTCACAAAGTCAGTCACCGCTCGCCCCTTCGCTCCTTCACCCGGCCAACGAATTGCAAGAGACACGTGCGTTCCCGAATCGTATAGGTCCGTTTTCGAATGCGTAAAACCCGGTATTCCGTGATCACCACTCACTACGACGATCGTATTTTCCAGTTCACCCGCTGACGCGAGTCGATCAAGCAATACACCCAACGCAGTATCGAATGCCATCACCTCTCCCAAATAGTCCACCATGTCTTCGCGCACCGTATGCACGTCGGGCAGAAACGCGGGAAGCTTCTCTTTCAAATCATCGGGTTCCAATCCCCATAGTTTCTTCCCTGATCCACGTATCCATTTTCTATGGACATTAGTTGGACCAAACCAATAGCAAAACGGAGCATCCTCCGGCCTTGCATCCAGAAAACTCTCAAAATTCCCTAGCACCTCATCGTAAAGCTCCCTCTTGGCCTGCAACAAAGAAGCTCCTACCTCCATCAACCGGGTAGCCGTCTGAGAAAATTGATTGAAACGTACGCCAGCAGACTCGTACTCATATTCTCTCGCTCCATACGGAGCATCCCTAACCGATCCCGGCGACCATACCTTGTAAGTCTGCCCAATATGGTATCCCGAATCCCTTAGGAGCAATGGGAAGGAAGGTATCGAATCATCCCATACCGCTCCCTGCAAAATCGCCCCCTGGCCCGTGCGGAAAAAATACTGCCCCGACAACAGTGAACTCCGGCACGGCGTGCAAGAAGGCGAGTTCACAAACGCGTTCGTAAATAGAATTCCCTCGTTCGCAATTCGATCAAAGTTCATCGTCTTCACTACCGAGTTTGCTCCGGGTCGATCTTCTAAAGCCGCATAAGCGCTCGCATAGTGCCCCCAGTCGTCGGCGAAGGCGAATAGGATATTGGGACGCTCGTCCGAGAAAGCAACGGAGCTAAAGAGAAACGAGTAAAGAAAATGGGAAAAATGTTTCATAATGAGAAGCGATAATCGATCGTGCCATCCAATCACCTCAACCAAGATGCGTGTACTAATTTTTGGTCGCGCTCTTGTTATACTCTGCTTCAGTCAGCCAGGCAAGGTCATCCCAATAACCCGTGTCGTTTGACTGGGGACGACCTTTTGTCGTTCGACCACGACACACAATTTGCGTGATTTTCTTCTCCAATCGCTTGGCAATTTCGGGATTCCCATCAAACACATTCGATTCTTCACCGGGATCGCGAGCAAGATTGTACAATTCATAGCCCAATTTCTCATGCGGCATAATCAGCTTCCAACTTCCCTCCGTTATGGACAAGCGGCCTCCGATAGCGTGATTGAGCAATGGAAGTCTTTTGTGGGAGGAATTGGCTTTTCGCAGCACCGAGTAGAAACTCTGACTGTCTTCTCCTGCATAGCCCGGCAGTTTCGCTCCAATCATCTCTGCTACGGTGGAAAGAAGATCGATTTGACCGACCAGCCCATCCCAGGACCTTCCCGGTTCCTTGATCCCTCCGGGCCAGCGGACGAAGAAAGGGACACGATGACCACCTTCGTAAATGGAACGCTTTCCTTCTTTGTAGATTCCGCTACTATCGTGGCCGAACTCTTCAATTCTTTCGACCCAAGATCTCTCTGGACCATTGTCGCTGCTAAAGAAGATCATCGTATTCGCGTCCAGCCCTGACTTCTCAAGATAGTCCAATACGCGTCCTACATGGTGATCTGTTTCCACCATGAATTCGCCATACCCACCTGCATCGCCCTGTCCCCAGAATTCCGGCCGAGGCGCCACTGGATAGTGCGGAGACGTAAAGGGCAAATACAAGAAGAACGGCCTTCCCGCTTTGGCAGATTCTGCCTTTCCTGACATCCATTCAATGGATTTGTCGACAAATCGTTGCAGACACTCCGTATCTACAAAGTCGGGTGCGACTTCGATAGGCACTGCTCCGTGCAGGGCTTTCGCCTCCTTCGCCGTCTCGAAATACGGTGGCATGATCCGATAGTCCATGTGCCGATCATTCGGCTTCTTCGCCGTATACTGCGTCGGTGGTACTTTCGTGTACCGTCCTTCGATCCAGGCGAGGTATCCATAGTTCAAGGAAGCGGGTATTCCATAAAAATAGTCGAAACCTACATCTAGCGGCATGTCTTTGATCGGCTGGCTGAAATCGCGATTGCCCATCGTTCCCGGGATATCCATACCGAGATGCCATTTACCCACCATCGCAGTTTGGTAGCCGTTATCCTTCAGCAAGGACGCGAGTGTCATGCGATCATTCGAGATCAAAGCAGGGGTATCCGCTCCTTGAACACCCGTCTTTAGACGCGTACGCCAACTGTAGCGCCCTGTCAACAACCCATAGCGAGAGGGAGTACAAACTGTATCAGAAGAGTGACCATTGGTGAAGGAGACTCCCTCTTTCGCTAATCGATCTAGATTAGGGGTTGTGAATTTCGCGGCTGGATTAATAGCGCTGACATCGCCAAACCCCTGGTCGTCGGTATAGATGACAATAATGTTCGGCTGGTCCTTCGCCTGCATGAAAACGGTGAAAATGAGTGCGAATAGAATAAGAGCGGAAAATTTCATTTTTTTTGGGAACAAGTGGAGGATTGAGAATCTACTAGGTTAATCGAGGATCGCCCTGGAACGCTGAGTCACGGTTCGGCGTTCCCATATGATGAGTCTGAGTTTAGCGAGATTAAATTTATTGGTCGAAAATATGAGTAGCTGGTGGCCTTAAGAAAATATAGGGAACCAGTTATTCGGTCATTCGCGAAAGGCTACTCTTTGCTAGTCATTCGGATCCACCAAATTTCGCCAATCAGGATAGATAGGTCGATGCTCTGAGTCCAGTTGACCTTTCACAGTTGGAGCGGGAGGGGTTGCATCCAGAAACGCTTGAAGCTGCTGTCGAATCATCTCCGTTCGCTCACCCGCTTCCCCGATCGCGAGATCGTTTGCCTCTTTCAAATCATTCGGCACCTCATAGAATCTACCATCCCGGTACAGCTTAAACCTTTCGGTCCGAGCAAACTGAGCAGGTACTTTGTTCCAATAGGCCTGATAGTGAGTGAAAACCCAATCGCGTAGATTCCCCTTCTTACCTTTGAGCTGCGGTAAGAAACTTCGACCATCGATCGGGTCACGATCCCCTCTGGTCGCACCCGCTGCTTCTGCTAAGGTCGCGTAGAAGTCGGTAAAATCGACCAAGTCATCCAATTCCTTACCTTTAGACGTCTGCCCTTTCCAGTAAGCTACGAGGGGGACGTGGGTTCCCATATTCTTAGGACCACCTTTCCCTCCTTTGATCTCCATACCATTCCAGTTTGAAGTGATACCCACACCGGTTCCGTTGTCAGCGGTGAAAAGAATGATCGTATTTTCAGCGATCCCCAGCGACTCTGTTTTATCCGCAATTCTTCCGATAAGCTTGTCCATGTAGTTCACCATGGATACAAAGTGCTCTTTGTTTCGGGTCTTGTCCCACTCATTAGCGGTGTCTCTTGGAGCGTCGCCAATTGTGTCTGGTGTCGGGACAAAAGGGTCATGTACGAGAACCATAGGATAGTAGACAAAGAACGGATCATCTTTATTTCGCTCCATAAAGTCACACAGATAGTCCGTCATTAAATCAGGTCCATATTTGCCTGCGTTCTGCTCCTTCGTGATAAACTCCCCATTTGTCTCGATCGGGGGGTTCCAGAATCGCTCGCCACCCAGACCACCAGCCTTTCCCGTTGTCAGCTGCCAAAGATAAAATTCGTCAAAACCCGCTTTGGCGGGACGCATATTGTCGTCGTATCCCGGCAGGTTATTGTAGAGCCCATTCAACTGCCACTTCCCCACGATCGCGGTCTTATAACCGTTTTCCTGCATCAGATGACCGAAAGTCTTATCATTCGGATTTAGATATCCAAAGTGGGTGTAGTTTCGGAAGTTGTACTGACCTGTCATCAGTTTCACGCGTGACGGCGTGCAAATCGGGGTCGAAAAGCAGTTTTTAAAGCGTATCCCTTTCGACGCTAGCTCGTCGATTCTGGGGGTTAGATAGTCCTCTGCCCCATAGCAACCAATGGCCTCCCAACTCACATCGTCCGCCATGACGAGGACGACGTTGGGCTTGTCCTGAGCCTGTCGAATGGACTGGTCCTGAGCCGCAACCAAGGACTCGACCACAAATAGAGCACAAAATAGATAGGTGATGATTCGAGACATATTAAAAGGGTTAATTGATAATGAGTTCAAGGTCACCCATTTTTTTGAGTCTCCCTAATCATCCCAGAATCAGAACATAGTCGGATTACGAAGTTGCGGTAAGGCTGTTTATCCTTAAACAGCCGCCACTCGTCAACCTACTAGATCAAAATGCGGCTGACTAAAAATAGTCAGCCCTACCCGAAAGAGTACTCGTTTAGTTCTCCATTCCTACTACGATGGACTCGCTGTATTTGAACTCGCCCGTGAAGGCATCGTAGTACTTAAATATCACATGCGGATGAGGATAGGCAACCCAGCGCTCGCCGCCCCTTTGCAAGGGAGCGTTGAATACGTTGTTTACTTGCACCACGCAATAGTGAGCATGAGTCCGCTCGAGACGCGGCATGTCGGAATAGACATAGGTCGACCAGCGAATATCACATTCACGCGGCCCGTATTTGAACTTTCCATTCGCGGGACGACCTCCCTCATCGTCAGCAGGGACATGGTTAACCGAATTGCCCGGCCCAGAAGCGAACTCCCAAACATTGTTCAGCACCTTTATGGCAAAAGAATTGTGAAGGTCTCCCGTCAGCATAAAAAACTGTTTAGGGCTTTGATTTTCAAAGAATTCGATGAGACCCTCGCGTTCCTCAAGAAAGACGGTCCACGCATCATCTTTGGCAACGTCTAGATTTTTGTCCGTCCCTCCTCCACTTCCGACGTGGGGTATCATGAAGTCTACCGAAGAAGCCATGAAAAAGAAGTCCGCATCCGAGTTCTTAATGGTGTCCTTAAGCCAATTCAGTTGCTGCTTTCCCAAAATGGTCGCACCCTTTTTATCAGGATTCTTGACATCGTGCAAAGAGCGATGGGATCGCGTATCCAGCATGAAGAACTCGCAATTGGCTACCCGGAACGAGCCATAGGATCGGCGACCGACTGAGTACTTAGCTTCTCCATTCGCTCTTCCCGAAGGTGATATTCGGAGGCGATGAGCGTCCAACACTTCAACAATGTCGTACACCC
Coding sequences within it:
- the uvrA gene encoding excinuclease ABC subunit UvrA; translation: MPKTLSDLKSIRLRGVRQNNLKNIDVDIPLGKYIAVTGLSGAGKSSLVFETLHAEGQRRYVETFSAYTRQFLDLLEKPDLDEAENVRPSIAIEQKNTIKTSRSTVGTMTELTDFFKVWFSHVANLFDPVTGEEIQDDNPKTIWEKSLKRWPSQAVVIAFEIQRPEKLDWVEMFLNVKAQGYSRFITESGIFHRVDDNKAIKALSCKKDTVAYVVQDRMRLETKHLGRFLEAAETALEFGQGELVLFNSKPTLLDRFSSGLHSTKSGKRFRPAIPALFSFNSPIGACPECRGFGRVIEIDYRLALPDKKLSISEGVVRPFEGQVYGESKKDLERACRRLKISTKTPFNQLPKKHQNIVINGEPDFRKKRDSEDWDGNSWYGVKGFFGWLEKKTYKMHVRIFLSRFRAYIKCPHCDGTRLQPEALCWLWNSYRLPDLYELPINQLYEIVSNYKEPTQATINHRQSDIALEAILSRLRYLNHVGLGYLTLNRPARTLSGGEVERVTLTSCLGTSLVDTLFVLDEPSVGLHARDIDRLIQIVRTLTDSGNTVVVVEHDDAMILAADHILEIGPEPGAKGGHVVFEGNSAELLTCSESITGNYFSGERSIETPHNTRAFKLSGKGNEPPRIRIRGASKNNIQNLDVDIPLNRFVCFSGVSGSGKSTLMNNVLYQTLLSQRGKLAEDPASLKSLKCGIEPSEIVMVDQAPVSRTPRSNPAVFVNAWDQIRKIFGDLPEAKAEGYTASSFSFNAGDGRCEHCSGLGYEKVEMQFLSDVFVPCPHCNAKRFKIGLLEIRFLNHSIADILDLTISQALCLFQEYPKLYDKLEALEQVGLGYLKMGQPLNTLSGGESQRLKLVKYLSAKNTDKTLQSSESSFILLDEPTTGLHKHDVKRLLAVLQKIVDHGHSLIVIEHNLDILKSADWIIELGPEAGSDGGKIVFQGTPSDCAIQRKTETGKFLKDEGRGIKDRSGQELRLAAEDPSPYRNSSSALTITGAREHNLKNLNVSIPHYQLSVVTGVSGSGKSTLAFDIIFGEGQRRFMESMSPYARQFVEQLPRPDLDQLSGIQPTVAIEQRVTRGSRKSTVATITEVAQYLRLLYSRLGIPHNPDTGDALVSQTQTQLLKRVRTMLRASNSSKFKQLLLCAPLVRNRKGHHQPIANWIADHGYDMMRVDGSIIFTKDFKKLDRYKEHNIEVVITDLKSISGSPSEISNALKEALKRGHGTALLLDQDENIVSWLSTLRMDPATGVALPELDPKDFSFNSHKGWCPTCRGHGRIFPWMRERLEDDELLAKSIGADSSEDDDSDGITICPDCDGQRLNRTSRNVFLPLKGNRKISLPILLEQTPKELLKTLSTLNLDERGRIIARDIVDQIQERLQFMDKVGLEYLSMDRATQTLSGGEAQRIRLAAQLGSNLAGVLYVLDEPSIGLHARDSDRLIETLKELRGKGNTLIVVEHDDTMMEQANCIIDLGPGAGTQGGELIAEGTLSQLKRNKNSLTGKFLKNGICHPLNGAYRKIQKPILGKANWIELKEANFRNLKNQNLKLPHQRLTMVCGASGAGKSSLVRDLLGQAAAYSIKSKKKTVTGKMFAKNGKAIEGEEGNVLFRSLSGAHSFRSVIEVDQSPIGKTPRSTPATYLGVFDTIRLFFSNLPESKMRGYKPGRFSFNTPHGRCDTCSGAGRVKLEMSFMPDTYVICDDCNGSRYGSELLDLHWKGKNIADVLAMTFEEAADFFSFHSQLGEIMQLMVETGLGYLTLGQSSPTLSGGEAQRLKLVTELAKGLQNYTERSRGIQRTNLYILEEPTIGLHLSDCEKLIQLLHKLVNAGHTVVVIEHHLDLLAEADYIVEVGPEGGPKGGKILYQGDLKGLMTSKRSITAEYMIPKMQD
- a CDS encoding sulfatase family protein, with amino-acid sequence MKHFSHFLYSFLFSSVAFSDERPNILFAFADDWGHYASAYAALEDRPGANSVVKTMNFDRIANEGILFTNAFVNSPSCTPCRSSLLSGQYFFRTGQGAILQGAVWDDSIPSFPLLLRDSGYHIGQTYKVWSPGSVRDAPYGAREYEYESAGVRFNQFSQTATRLMEVGASLLQAKRELYDEVLGNFESFLDARPEDAPFCYWFGPTNVHRKWIRGSGKKLWGLEPDDLKEKLPAFLPDVHTVREDMVDYLGEVMAFDTALGVLLDRLASAGELENTIVVVSGDHGIPGFTHSKTDLYDSGTHVSLAIRWPGEGAKGRAVTDFVNLMDLAPTFLEAGKTDIPDVMTGKSLVGILKSEQGGRVDASRDFVVTGRERHVWMSREGNLPYPHRAIRTDDFLYIRNFKPDRYPGGDPLLPKNGIEFSEDMLINNTFVTFADIDAGPTKAWLVLNGETEYGERYYDLAFGRRPGEELYDLRKDPDQVVNLASETRYGAKRDELRTRLLKILRENRDPRVLGDGSTFDKRPYTVEFTR
- a CDS encoding sulfatase family protein, whose amino-acid sequence is MKFSALILFALIFTVFMQAKDQPNIIVIYTDDQGFGDVSAINPAAKFTTPNLDRLAKEGVSFTNGHSSDTVCTPSRYGLLTGRYSWRTRLKTGVQGADTPALISNDRMTLASLLKDNGYQTAMVGKWHLGMDIPGTMGNRDFSQPIKDMPLDVGFDYFYGIPASLNYGYLAWIEGRYTKVPPTQYTAKKPNDRHMDYRIMPPYFETAKEAKALHGAVPIEVAPDFVDTECLQRFVDKSIEWMSGKAESAKAGRPFFLYLPFTSPHYPVAPRPEFWGQGDAGGYGEFMVETDHHVGRVLDYLEKSGLDANTMIFFSSDNGPERSWVERIEEFGHDSSGIYKEGKRSIYEGGHRVPFFVRWPGGIKEPGRSWDGLVGQIDLLSTVAEMIGAKLPGYAGEDSQSFYSVLRKANSSHKRLPLLNHAIGGRLSITEGSWKLIMPHEKLGYELYNLARDPGEESNVFDGNPEIAKRLEKKITQIVCRGRTTKGRPQSNDTGYWDDLAWLTEAEYNKSATKN
- a CDS encoding sulfatase-like hydrolase/transferase, with protein sequence MSRIITYLFCALFVVESLVAAQDQSIRQAQDKPNVVLVMADDVSWEAIGCYGAEDYLTPRIDELASKGIRFKNCFSTPICTPSRVKLMTGQYNFRNYTHFGYLNPNDKTFGHLMQENGYKTAIVGKWQLNGLYNNLPGYDDNMRPAKAGFDEFYLWQLTTGKAGGLGGERFWNPPIETNGEFITKEQNAGKYGPDLMTDYLCDFMERNKDDPFFVYYPMVLVHDPFVPTPDTIGDAPRDTANEWDKTRNKEHFVSMVNYMDKLIGRIADKTESLGIAENTIILFTADNGTGVGITSNWNGMEIKGGKGGPKNMGTHVPLVAYWKGQTSKGKELDDLVDFTDFYATLAEAAGATRGDRDPIDGRSFLPQLKGKKGNLRDWVFTHYQAYWNKVPAQFARTERFKLYRDGRFYEVPNDLKEANDLAIGEAGERTEMIRQQLQAFLDATPPAPTVKGQLDSEHRPIYPDWRNLVDPND